Below is a genomic region from Juglans regia cultivar Chandler unplaced genomic scaffold, Walnut 2.0 Scaffold_656, whole genome shotgun sequence.
cgagggtccggaaagttaactcatgtcacttaaaaatcattttccttccacatggtacatactctaatttttctctatcgcacaaaatactcatatatttacatcaattactccagaataactattctaagacaatacaaagtcttaatataaacatcaatcttccaacaaatcacatcatcagagcacaacaagcttactaaATGAAAATTCTcgatacccatataaaccttctatgcttaaaccatcattcttaactcttctcacccatgctccatatccttgattctcaactgaaacattcaaatgatctgaaaaaaatggtggagataaggggtgagttatcaacaactcagtaagcaaagaacatatactagtatgtaaacatgagccttttcagaaaatttagtatgtagaaacaaaaacattttatttttatatgcagatcttagaaaaatgtgttatcagaaaatcagagcgacttttcaatcttttcatactcaaaatcaacaattcatatttaaggatccatttcacattcaaaaacgctttggcataacataactgaacatcttcatcttatcatatcatatcatataccatgtttaacccccgtggtagggttgtgctatccctggtggccaaactaggcagtatcatgtggtgaacttaccctttttcaatctcggagccccaagtgtgcacacaggaaagaacacgtaaaaagaccattttatttccaaagtgggtgcactcatatcatatcatatcatggtggtaccaaccatatcacgtgaactagTATCatctcagaaccatattcagaacagataagtatgccaaagttttatcatatcaaaacacgtgcaaaacatattcatttcatttccatttgataaaaaacaaatccaaataatttcatatcacatgcataaaaaatcttaatgataacatattcgctcttttgcatatttcataaacatgtcaaatattgcgcatgtctacacatttcatgtcaaaaacatttcttttctctttcatacgtatctcatgagggaatgtgAAACATATACttaggttgtttttcactttttctttttaaaacaacatgcacatttttacaaaccaacctcagttcatttctttttatgcaaatctagcataggaaccccgcttacctggacgacttaacttttcagaattttcctcaaaatgtcgagtcgactataaatcatcacctataaaaataatcacataatttccgtaagttttcaatcaattaaggatttcgatatttaagcctaaccttctaaaataacctattttaattggTGTTCAAAGGAATTCAAATTTGATCCGAGTCTTCTCCAAGAATGCTCCAAGATTTTCAAGTTTGATTTTGGAGTTTCGTCCTAGATTAGTCAGTCTATTACGTGCATATGGGTTCCGTCTGCCTTGCACACACTGCGTTGCCCAGGTTCCTTCCTCCCTGAGGTCTCATACCGAGGTCAGGCCCCCAAAATGTGTTGAAGGTGAGTTCTTTGTGCAATTTACTAAGGAGGAGTTGGATCGTTCGGCTGTTCCTTTTCGGTTCtctatggttttaaaattcttaaggcAAAGACCTTCTTTGGATCGCATCAGAGGGTTCATTCATAGCAGATGGGGATTAACGAAACAGCCAGTTGTTTCAGCTATGCGGAAGGCTCGGAATGTCTTTGTGCgattttcagatgaagatgatttcttgaaatcattgTCTCGTGAAAGCTGTGATATTGAAGGGGTTGCTTATAGACCCTTTCAATGGTCTACTAATTTTACTGAAGATGATGAACCATCATTGGTTCCAGTTTGGATCATGTTGCCCGGATTACCTCCGAATCTTTATCAAGAAGCGTTCTTGCGGAATATAGTTGCACCGATTGGAATCTTTTTAAGGAGAGATAATGCGACACACTGTGCAACTTGTACCGATGGTGCAAGGGTGTGTGTTCTAATGAATATCGATCATGAGCTGATTCATTCCATTTGGATTGGGACACCGAGACATCCTAcaagcattttccaagaaattgagTATGAAACACTGCCTGCATTTTGTTTCGTGTGCAAGGTGCAAGGGCATAACGTAAAGACATGTAAGGcaaacaagaaagaaggaaagagcagCAAGAGTTTGAAGGTGATTAAGTCAAGTAAAGTCTGGGTgccaaaagataaagaagatgatATGAAGACTACAAATCATTCGGAAAAAACCACAGTCCCCTGTTTTGGCATTGGAAGATGTTGAGATTGAGGTGCCGGTCTTGGATGGTGGCAAGGATGTAGGGAAGTCGAAGTTGGGGTCTGAGAGTGTTATAGCAGAAATGGAGGCCCCCGAGCAGAGGTTGATCTGTGGAGAGGCTAGTGGGACTTTACCAGCGGAGGAGTTGGTCTTTTTACCAATAATAACTCAGGAGCTATCTGCTGGAGTTGGTGGCCATTTAGAACCTAGAAGGGAGGAATTCATCGAGCCAATTCCAGTAGTGGAAGTTGCTGTGCAGAAAGACGATGCTGTAGTGGGTGGCCAATTAGAACCAAGAAGGGTGGAATTTATCGAGACATCATCTGTAGCGGAGGATGCTGTGCAGCTAGAGTCCAGAATTGACGTGGTGTCAAGCGGGAATATCCCAGTAGCAGAAGGAGAGGTGCAGATAGACACGGTAGATTTGCAGATGGAGTCCAAATCTGAGGATGAAGGTAAGGATCATCACCCAGGTaaacaaaaagatgatttttctgATTCTGATTTAGTAGTTAGGAAGTCTCCAAGTAAGCGTTTGTTACGTAGGTCCTATAGGGTTCCTAGCAAGCCCTCTAAGTAGAATCCTTGATTAAtaaattgttattttggaacatCCGTGGCCTTGGTACCTCGAGGAAACGTTTGAGGGGGCTTGTACGTGAGCTGCAgcctattattctttttattgcagAACCGTTTAGGGATGATTCTCAGTTGAATTATTGGAAGAtgtttcttgaatttgatgagTGTCTTTCTAATGCAAATCAAGAAGGTAAGCTTTGGTGTTTTTGGAAGGCTGGTTTGAAGGTGGAGGTTATGGGTGTTTCGGATCAGCACCTTACTATGCTTATTAACTCTAGCTTATTGATCTCTTCGGTTTATGCAAAGTGTCAGTTTTTAGATCGGAGGCCTTTGTGGTCTAATTTACTTGGTGTTAATAATTTACAGTTTCCTCATGTGattattggggattttaatgtcatttgtaatgataatgaaAGAAGAGGGGGAAATCCTAGGATGCTTAttgcaatggaggatttttgttcctttattgatgatggcagATTTGTTGAGATGCCTTTCTCAGGCAATGGCTTTTCTTGGTGCAACGGACGATTAGGAATGGCGCGTTCATGGGCTAGACTGGATAGAGCTTTATGTAATTCTAAGTTTAAGGATCTTTATCCGTCGGGTAGAATTCAATATCTTCCTAGGAGGACTTCAGATCACTCCCCTATGGTATTGGGTCACTTGGTTTCATCTACTAGGTATGGTCATacctcttttaaatttcaatatatgtggactaatcatgaagatttttggagatgtgtttCTAGTTCTTGGCAAGTGGAGGTTAATGGTACGGGTTTGTGGAAGCTAGCTGCTAAATTGAAGAGGTTAAAATTGGTTCTTAAATCTTGGAACAAG
It encodes:
- the LOC118346079 gene encoding uncharacterized protein LOC118346079 codes for the protein MRKARNVFVRFSDEDDFLKSLSRESCDIEGVAYRPFQWSTNFTEDDEPSLVPVWIMLPGLPPNLYQEAFLRNIVAPIGIFLRRDNATHCATCTDGARVCVLMNIDHELIHSIWIGTPRHPTSIFQEIEYETLPAFCFVCKVQGHNVKTCKANKKEGKSSKSLKSPVLALEDVEIEVPVLDGGKDVGKSKLGSESVIAEMEAPEQRLICGEASGTLPAEELVFLPIITQELSAGVGGHLEPRREEFIEPIPVVEVAVQKDDAVVGGQLEPRRVEFIETSSVAEDAVQLESRIDVVSSGNIPVAEGEVQIDTVDLQMESKSEDEGKDHHPEPFRDDSQLNYWKMFLEFDECLSNANQEGKLWCFWKAGLKVEVMGVSDQHLTMLINSSLLISSVYAKCQFLDRRPLWSNLLGVNNLQFPHVIIGDFNVICNDNERRGGNPRMLIAMEDFCSFIDDGRFVEMPFSGNGFSWCNGRLGMARSWARLDRALCNSKFKDLYPSGRIQYLPRRTSDHSPMVLGHLVSSTSSWQVEVNGTGLWKLAAKLKRLKLVLKSWNKDVFGWTGKHIKELEAKVEEGELRLQECYSEDVEVDVLANKVELDVWLQREESRIAQQVKEKWVSQGEVSTAFFKALQNNKHNMVVEMKLSDGRVLNSPEDIHEAACVYFEDFLKAKATSSVPDLVGLISEEVSEEENQFFGSIPSVGEVKDALFSIPMDSSPGPDGFGSGFFQHCWSLVYQDLLEAVSDFFGGAVLPRFYSASFIVLIPKVQNPMSFGNFRPISLCSVELIHDINKPIRGGNIMMKIDFAKAYDTIDWGFLSHILKAFGFSPKEGLQFRKLSKFFVFMLSGLVNRWKIREGNVSFWRDNWLNSGPLMEQYQMVGDPELKVKDCMTNNNWAMEQLEQLVGSEKMEDIVNEVSSRRNGNDQLIWLENSDGSFTTKTAWSFVRIRNPNCQWSDWIWNSALPKKFSVLMWKALNSCLAVDDRIRRIGVPLVSKCECCRDGAIEDINHVLYSGNIAKAIWKFSSNILGIPFVPNRSWRAIVKPEYICLLPR